In Mustela lutreola isolate mMusLut2 chromosome 1, mMusLut2.pri, whole genome shotgun sequence, one genomic interval encodes:
- the HPS5 gene encoding BLOC-2 complex member HPS5 isoform X2, producing the protein MAFVPVIPESYSHVLAEFESLDPLLSALRLDSSRLKCTSIAVSRKWLALGSSGGGLNLIQKEGWKHRLFLSHREGAISQVACCLHDDDYVAVATSQGLVVVWELNQERRGKPERIYVSSEHKGRKVTALCWDTAILRVFVGDHMGKVSAIKLNTSKQAKAAAAFVMFPVQTITTVDSCIVQLDYLDGRLLISSLTRSFLCDTEREKFWRIGSKDRDGEYGACFFPGRCSAGQQPLIYCARPGSRMWEVNFDGEVISTHQFKKLLSSPPLPVITLRSDPQYDHTVGSSQSLSFPRLLHVSEHCVLTWTERGIYVFLPQNVQVLLWSEVKDIQDVAVCKNELFCLHLNGKVSHLSLLSVERCVERLLRRGLWNLAARTCCLFQNSIIAGRGRKSLTIDKLEHLKSQLDVTTYSDLISQLEELILKFEPLDSACSSRRSSISSHESFSILDSGIYRIISSRRGSQSDEDSCSLHSQTLSEDERLKEFASHQEEDPPDQCWGSHGNEDSVSHVPGTSETDKNETFLPFGIPLSFRSPSPLVSLQAVKESVSSFVRKTTEKIGSLHTSPDLKIRPEPRGEEQLCEEEMSPVTCPKEEDAEGKKEIVSQPPEEDKLQELKVATAEAMTKLEDPLVLFEPTSLRMILQEWLSQLEKTFATKDFTVISDTGNSSMTSNQDMLSFEESEKEMLDEDSEKEKGDSLGSEETVDPTVCESTNSPREPLDDLFQVCSPCSIARCLQKDLAELTTLCLELNVLNPEIKSASGHVDHTSQQYCPESLACQFIKKYFFLLDLKRAKESIKLSYANSPCVWDTFIEGLKEMASSNPTYIQMEEGDLPTRIKLLNDSVPFDSPLLIAHATQLYERFGESTLRSLIRFYPSILPSDVMQLCHHHPGQFLAYLDGLVKSRPEDQRPSFLESLLQPESLRLDWLLLAMSHDAPPSTSMMDDEGNPRPHSHLSSWGYSQLMLHLIKLPADFTTKEKMTDICKSHGFWPGYLSLCLELERRREAFTNIVCLNDMSLMEGNNGWIPETVEEWKLLLHLVQNKSTKPSPQKVPNGNFNDGPSPINMENVALLLAKAMGPDRAWTLLQECGLTVELSERFTRTCDILRIAEKRQRPSGRRLSTRHNVVRKTESCSQTS; encoded by the exons TCAAGGTCTCGTAGTTGTTTGGGAATTAAATCAGGAGCGTCGTGGGAAACCAGAACGAATTTATGTGTCTTCAGAGCACAAAGGCCGAAAAGTTACAGCTCTCTGTTGGGACACAGCTATTCTTAGAGTTTTTGTAGGTGATCACATGGGGAAAGTTTCTGCCATCAAACTTAACACTTCTAAACAAGCAAAG GCAGCTGCTGCGTTTGTGATGTTTCCTGTCCAGACAATAACAACGGTTGACTCCTGTATTGTGCAGTTGGATTATTTGGACGGAAGACTCCTTATATCTTCACTTACTCGGTCGTTCTTGTGTGACACTGAGAG AGAAAAATTTTGGAGAATTGGAAGCAAGGACAGAGATGGAGAATATGGAGCTTGTTTCTTCCCTGGAAGATGTTCTGCAGGCCAGCAACCCCTAATATATTGTGCTCGCCCTGGCTCTAGGATGTGGGAAGTGAACTTCGATGGGGAAGTTATAAGTACACATCAGTTTAAGAAACTCCTCTCATCACCACCTCTCCCTGTGATTACCCTAAG ATCAGATCCTCAGTATGATCATACAGTTGGGTCCTCCCAATCTTTGTCTTTCCCCAGACTCTTGCACGTTAG tGAGCACTGTGTGCTGACTTGGACAGAAAGAGGAATTTATGTTTTCCTTCCTCAGAATGTTCAAGTTCTTCTCTGGAGTGAAGTCAAAG ATATTCAGGATGTAGCTGTCTGCAAGAATGAGCTCTTCTGTCTGCACCTCAACGGGAAAGTCTCACATCTTTCTCTGTTGTCTGTGGAACGCTGTGTGGAACGCCTGCTGAGGAGAGGCCTGTGGAACCTGGCTGCTCGCACTTGCTGTCTATTCCAAAATTCTATTATTGCTGGCAGA GGAAGAAAATCTTTGACCATAGATAAATTGGAGCATTTGAAGTCTCAGCTGGATGTCACAACCTACAGTGATCTTATTTCTCAACTGGAAGAATTGATCTTAAAATTTGAGCCTTTGGATTCAGCTTGCAGCAGTAGAAGAAGCTCCATTTCGTCACAT GAAAGTTTCAGCATTTTGGACTCTGGTATTTATCGTATCATTAGCAGTAGAAGAGGCAGTCAGTCAGATGAAGATTCTTGTTCGCTTCATAGCCAAACCCTCTCAGAAGATGAGAGACTCAAAGAATTTGCCTCACATCAAGAAGAGGACCCACCAGATCAGTGTTGGGGCTCACATGGAAATGAAG ACAGTGTTTCCCATGTTCCCGGGACATCTGAGACAGATAAGAATGAAACTTTTCTCCCCTTCGGCATTCCGCTATCATTTCGTTCTCCATCTCCTCTTGTGTCTCTTCAGGCTGTCAAGGAAAG CGTTTCTAGTTTTGTACGTAAAACTACTGAGAAGATTGGCTCCCTTCATACAAGCCCTGATCTGAAAATAAGACCAGAACCGAGAGGTGAGGAGCAATTATGTGAGGAGGAGATGAGTCCGGTCACCTGCCCAAAGGAAGAAGATGCCGA GggcaaaaaagaaatagttaGTCAACCTCCTGAAGAAGACAAGCTCCAAGAGCTCAAAGTAGCAACAGCAGAAGCAAT GACCAAGCTAGAGGACCCACTGGTTTTGTTTGAACCCACGTCTCTGAGGATGATCTTACAGGAATGGCTCTCGCAGTTAGAAAAAACGTTTGCCACGAAGGACTTTACAGTTATTTCAGATACTGGCAACTCATCCATGACATCCAACCAGGATATGCTGTCATTTGAAGagtcagaaaaggaaatgttagatgaagacagtgaaaaagaaaagggagactCATTAGGCAGTGAAGAAACTGTTGATCCAACAGTGTGTGAATCTACAAATAGTCCGAGGGAGCCCTTGGATGACCTTTTCCAAGTATGTTCTCCATGCAGCATAGCCAGGTGTCTTCAGAAGGACCTGGCTGAATTGACAACGTTGTGTTTGGAATTGAATGTATTgaatcctgagatcaaaagtgCAAGTGGACATGTGGACCACACTTCGCAACAGTACTGTCCTGAAAGTCTGGCTTGCCAGTTcataaagaagtatttttttctcctggacTTGAAAAGAGCAAAGGAGAGTATCAAGCTTAGTTACGCTAACAGTCCTTGTGTTTGGGATACTTTTATTGAAGGACTGAAAG AAATGGCAAGTTCCAATCCTACATACATACAGATGGAAGAAGGAGACCTACCAACAAGAATAAAGTTATTGAATGACTCAGTCCCCTTTGACAGTCCTTTGTTGATTGCTCATGCTACCCA ATTGTATGAGAGGTTTGGAGAATCTACCCTTCGGTCCTTAATCAGATTTTACCCATCTATTTTGCCTTCGGATGTCATGCAACTTTGTCATCATCATCCTGGTCAGTTTTTGGCCTACTTAGACGGTCTGGTGAAATCAAGGCCTGAAGATCAACG GCCATCCTTCCTTGAGTCCCTTCTACAACCAGAGTCTTTGAGATTGGATTGGCTGCTTTTGGCCATGTCCCACGATGCTCCCCCAAGCACAAGCATGATGGACGATGAAGGAAACCCTAG GCCTCATTCACACTTGTCTTCGTGGGGCTACAGTCAGCTGATGCTACATCTCATTAAACTACCTGCAGATTTTACAACCAAAGAGAAAATGACTGACATCTGTAAGTCTCATGG TTTCTGGCCTGGAtatctttctctttgtttggagctggagagaagaagagaggccTTCACCAACATTGTGTGCCTGAATGATATGAGCCTGATGGAAGGGAACAATG GTTGGATCCCAGAGACTGTGGAGGAATGGAAGCTTCTCCTACATCTCGTACAGAACAAGAGCACAAAACCAAGCCCCCAGAAGGTACCAAATGGGAACTTCAATGATGGACCTTCCCCCATCAACATGGAGAATGTGGCACTCCTGTTAGCTAAGGCCATGGGCCCAGATCGGGCCTGGACCCTCCTACAGGAATGTGGTTTAACGGTGGAGCTGTCAGAGAGGTTTACCAGAACCTGTGATATCCTAAGGATTGCTGAGAAAAGGCAGAG GCCTAGTGGAAGAAGATTGAGCACACGTCACAACGTTGTGAGAAAAACTGAATCATGCTCCCAAACGTCCTGA
- the HPS5 gene encoding BLOC-2 complex member HPS5 isoform X1 — protein sequence MAFVPVIPESYSHVLAEFESLDPLLSALRLDSSRLKCTSIAVSRKWLALGSSGGGLNLIQKEGWKHRLFLSHREGAISQVACCLHDDDYVAVATSQGLVVVWELNQERRGKPERIYVSSEHKGRKVTALCWDTAILRVFVGDHMGKVSAIKLNTSKQAKAAAAFVMFPVQTITTVDSCIVQLDYLDGRLLISSLTRSFLCDTEREKFWRIGSKDRDGEYGACFFPGRCSAGQQPLIYCARPGSRMWEVNFDGEVISTHQFKKLLSSPPLPVITLRSDPQYDHTVGSSQSLSFPRLLHVSEHCVLTWTERGIYVFLPQNVQVLLWSEVKDIQDVAVCKNELFCLHLNGKVSHLSLLSVERCVERLLRRGLWNLAARTCCLFQNSIIAGRGRKSLTIDKLEHLKSQLDVTTYSDLISQLEELILKFEPLDSACSSRRSSISSHESFSILDSGIYRIISSRRGSQSDEDSCSLHSQTLSEDERLKEFASHQEEDPPDQCWGSHGNEDSVSHVPGTSETDKNETFLPFGIPLSFRSPSPLVSLQAVKESVSSFVRKTTEKIGSLHTSPDLKIRPEPRGEEQLCEEEMSPVTCPKEEDAEGKKEIVSQPPEEDKLQELKVATAEAMTKLEDPLVLFEPTSLRMILQEWLSQLEKTFATKDFTVISDTGNSSMTSNQDMLSFEESEKEMLDEDSEKEKGDSLGSEETVDPTVCESTNSPREPLDDLFQVCSPCSIARCLQKDLAELTTLCLELNVLNPEIKSASGHVDHTSQQYCPESLACQFIKKYFFLLDLKRAKESIKLSYANSPCVWDTFIEGLKEMASSNPTYIQMEEGDLPTRIKLLNDSVPFDSPLLIAHATQLYERFGESTLRSLIRFYPSILPSDVMQLCHHHPGQFLAYLDGLVKSRPEDQRPSFLESLLQPESLRLDWLLLAMSHDAPPSTSMMDDEGNPRPHSHLSSWGYSQLMLHLIKLPADFTTKEKMTDICKSHGFWPGYLSLCLELERRREAFTNIVCLNDMSLMEGNNGWIPETVEEWKLLLHLVQNKSTKPSPQKVPNGNFNDGPSPINMENVALLLAKAMGPDRAWTLLQECGLTVELSERFTRTCDILRIAEKRQSRPSGRRLSTRHNVVRKTESCSQTS from the exons TCAAGGTCTCGTAGTTGTTTGGGAATTAAATCAGGAGCGTCGTGGGAAACCAGAACGAATTTATGTGTCTTCAGAGCACAAAGGCCGAAAAGTTACAGCTCTCTGTTGGGACACAGCTATTCTTAGAGTTTTTGTAGGTGATCACATGGGGAAAGTTTCTGCCATCAAACTTAACACTTCTAAACAAGCAAAG GCAGCTGCTGCGTTTGTGATGTTTCCTGTCCAGACAATAACAACGGTTGACTCCTGTATTGTGCAGTTGGATTATTTGGACGGAAGACTCCTTATATCTTCACTTACTCGGTCGTTCTTGTGTGACACTGAGAG AGAAAAATTTTGGAGAATTGGAAGCAAGGACAGAGATGGAGAATATGGAGCTTGTTTCTTCCCTGGAAGATGTTCTGCAGGCCAGCAACCCCTAATATATTGTGCTCGCCCTGGCTCTAGGATGTGGGAAGTGAACTTCGATGGGGAAGTTATAAGTACACATCAGTTTAAGAAACTCCTCTCATCACCACCTCTCCCTGTGATTACCCTAAG ATCAGATCCTCAGTATGATCATACAGTTGGGTCCTCCCAATCTTTGTCTTTCCCCAGACTCTTGCACGTTAG tGAGCACTGTGTGCTGACTTGGACAGAAAGAGGAATTTATGTTTTCCTTCCTCAGAATGTTCAAGTTCTTCTCTGGAGTGAAGTCAAAG ATATTCAGGATGTAGCTGTCTGCAAGAATGAGCTCTTCTGTCTGCACCTCAACGGGAAAGTCTCACATCTTTCTCTGTTGTCTGTGGAACGCTGTGTGGAACGCCTGCTGAGGAGAGGCCTGTGGAACCTGGCTGCTCGCACTTGCTGTCTATTCCAAAATTCTATTATTGCTGGCAGA GGAAGAAAATCTTTGACCATAGATAAATTGGAGCATTTGAAGTCTCAGCTGGATGTCACAACCTACAGTGATCTTATTTCTCAACTGGAAGAATTGATCTTAAAATTTGAGCCTTTGGATTCAGCTTGCAGCAGTAGAAGAAGCTCCATTTCGTCACAT GAAAGTTTCAGCATTTTGGACTCTGGTATTTATCGTATCATTAGCAGTAGAAGAGGCAGTCAGTCAGATGAAGATTCTTGTTCGCTTCATAGCCAAACCCTCTCAGAAGATGAGAGACTCAAAGAATTTGCCTCACATCAAGAAGAGGACCCACCAGATCAGTGTTGGGGCTCACATGGAAATGAAG ACAGTGTTTCCCATGTTCCCGGGACATCTGAGACAGATAAGAATGAAACTTTTCTCCCCTTCGGCATTCCGCTATCATTTCGTTCTCCATCTCCTCTTGTGTCTCTTCAGGCTGTCAAGGAAAG CGTTTCTAGTTTTGTACGTAAAACTACTGAGAAGATTGGCTCCCTTCATACAAGCCCTGATCTGAAAATAAGACCAGAACCGAGAGGTGAGGAGCAATTATGTGAGGAGGAGATGAGTCCGGTCACCTGCCCAAAGGAAGAAGATGCCGA GggcaaaaaagaaatagttaGTCAACCTCCTGAAGAAGACAAGCTCCAAGAGCTCAAAGTAGCAACAGCAGAAGCAAT GACCAAGCTAGAGGACCCACTGGTTTTGTTTGAACCCACGTCTCTGAGGATGATCTTACAGGAATGGCTCTCGCAGTTAGAAAAAACGTTTGCCACGAAGGACTTTACAGTTATTTCAGATACTGGCAACTCATCCATGACATCCAACCAGGATATGCTGTCATTTGAAGagtcagaaaaggaaatgttagatgaagacagtgaaaaagaaaagggagactCATTAGGCAGTGAAGAAACTGTTGATCCAACAGTGTGTGAATCTACAAATAGTCCGAGGGAGCCCTTGGATGACCTTTTCCAAGTATGTTCTCCATGCAGCATAGCCAGGTGTCTTCAGAAGGACCTGGCTGAATTGACAACGTTGTGTTTGGAATTGAATGTATTgaatcctgagatcaaaagtgCAAGTGGACATGTGGACCACACTTCGCAACAGTACTGTCCTGAAAGTCTGGCTTGCCAGTTcataaagaagtatttttttctcctggacTTGAAAAGAGCAAAGGAGAGTATCAAGCTTAGTTACGCTAACAGTCCTTGTGTTTGGGATACTTTTATTGAAGGACTGAAAG AAATGGCAAGTTCCAATCCTACATACATACAGATGGAAGAAGGAGACCTACCAACAAGAATAAAGTTATTGAATGACTCAGTCCCCTTTGACAGTCCTTTGTTGATTGCTCATGCTACCCA ATTGTATGAGAGGTTTGGAGAATCTACCCTTCGGTCCTTAATCAGATTTTACCCATCTATTTTGCCTTCGGATGTCATGCAACTTTGTCATCATCATCCTGGTCAGTTTTTGGCCTACTTAGACGGTCTGGTGAAATCAAGGCCTGAAGATCAACG GCCATCCTTCCTTGAGTCCCTTCTACAACCAGAGTCTTTGAGATTGGATTGGCTGCTTTTGGCCATGTCCCACGATGCTCCCCCAAGCACAAGCATGATGGACGATGAAGGAAACCCTAG GCCTCATTCACACTTGTCTTCGTGGGGCTACAGTCAGCTGATGCTACATCTCATTAAACTACCTGCAGATTTTACAACCAAAGAGAAAATGACTGACATCTGTAAGTCTCATGG TTTCTGGCCTGGAtatctttctctttgtttggagctggagagaagaagagaggccTTCACCAACATTGTGTGCCTGAATGATATGAGCCTGATGGAAGGGAACAATG GTTGGATCCCAGAGACTGTGGAGGAATGGAAGCTTCTCCTACATCTCGTACAGAACAAGAGCACAAAACCAAGCCCCCAGAAGGTACCAAATGGGAACTTCAATGATGGACCTTCCCCCATCAACATGGAGAATGTGGCACTCCTGTTAGCTAAGGCCATGGGCCCAGATCGGGCCTGGACCCTCCTACAGGAATGTGGTTTAACGGTGGAGCTGTCAGAGAGGTTTACCAGAACCTGTGATATCCTAAGGATTGCTGAGAAAAGGCAGAG CAGGCCTAGTGGAAGAAGATTGAGCACACGTCACAACGTTGTGAGAAAAACTGAATCATGCTCCCAAACGTCCTGA
- the HPS5 gene encoding BLOC-2 complex member HPS5 isoform X3: MAFVPVIPESYSHVLAEFESLDPLLSALRLDSSRLKCTSIAVSRKWLALGSSGGGLNLIQKEGWKHRLFLSHREGAISQVACCLHDDDYVAVATSQGLVVVWELNQERRGKPERIYVSSEHKGRKVTALCWDTAILRVFVGDHMGKVSAIKLNTSKQAKAAAAFVMFPVQTITTVDSCIVQLDYLDGRLLISSLTRSFLCDTEREKFWRIGSKDRDGEYGACFFPGRCSAGQQPLIYCARPGSRMWEVNFDGEVISTHQFKKLLSSPPLPVITLRSDPQYDHTVGSSQSLSFPRLLHVSEHCVLTWTERGIYVFLPQNVQVLLWSEVKDIQDVAVCKNELFCLHLNGKVSHLSLLSVERCVERLLRRGLWNLAARTCCLFQNSIIAGRGRKSLTIDKLEHLKSQLDVTTYSDLISQLEELILKFEPLDSACSSRRSSISSHESFSILDSGIYRIISSRRGSQSDEDSCSLHSQTLSEDERLKEFASHQEEDPPDQCWGSHGNEDSVSHVPGTSETDKNETFLPFGIPLSFRSPSPLVSLQAVKESVSSFVRKTTEKIGSLHTSPDLKIRPEPRGEEQLCEEEMSPVTCPKEEDAEGKKEIVSQPPEEDKLQELKVATAEAMTKLEDPLVLFEPTSLRMILQEWLSQLEKTFATKDFTVISDTGNSSMTSNQDMLSFEESEKEMLDEDSEKEKGDSLGSEETVDPTVCESTNSPREPLDDLFQVCSPCSIARCLQKDLAELTTLCLELNVLNPEIKSASGHVDHTSQQYCPESLACQFIKKYFFLLDLKRAKESIKLSYANSPCVWDTFIEGLKEMASSNPTYIQMEEGDLPTRIKLLNDSVPFDSPLLIAHATQLYERFGESTLRSLIRFYPSILPSDVMQLCHHHPGQFLAYLDGLVKSRPEDQRPSFLESLLQPESLRLDWLLLAMSHDAPPSTSMMDDEGNPRPHSHLSSWGYSQLMLHLIKLPADFTTKEKMTDICKSHGFWPGYLSLCLELERRREAFTNIVCLNDMSLMEGNNGWIPETVEEWKLLLHLVQNKSTKPSPQKVPNGNFNDGPSPINMENVALLLAKAMGPDRAWTLLQECGLTVELSERFTRTCDILRIAEKRQRALIQSMLEKCDRFLWSQQA; encoded by the exons TCAAGGTCTCGTAGTTGTTTGGGAATTAAATCAGGAGCGTCGTGGGAAACCAGAACGAATTTATGTGTCTTCAGAGCACAAAGGCCGAAAAGTTACAGCTCTCTGTTGGGACACAGCTATTCTTAGAGTTTTTGTAGGTGATCACATGGGGAAAGTTTCTGCCATCAAACTTAACACTTCTAAACAAGCAAAG GCAGCTGCTGCGTTTGTGATGTTTCCTGTCCAGACAATAACAACGGTTGACTCCTGTATTGTGCAGTTGGATTATTTGGACGGAAGACTCCTTATATCTTCACTTACTCGGTCGTTCTTGTGTGACACTGAGAG AGAAAAATTTTGGAGAATTGGAAGCAAGGACAGAGATGGAGAATATGGAGCTTGTTTCTTCCCTGGAAGATGTTCTGCAGGCCAGCAACCCCTAATATATTGTGCTCGCCCTGGCTCTAGGATGTGGGAAGTGAACTTCGATGGGGAAGTTATAAGTACACATCAGTTTAAGAAACTCCTCTCATCACCACCTCTCCCTGTGATTACCCTAAG ATCAGATCCTCAGTATGATCATACAGTTGGGTCCTCCCAATCTTTGTCTTTCCCCAGACTCTTGCACGTTAG tGAGCACTGTGTGCTGACTTGGACAGAAAGAGGAATTTATGTTTTCCTTCCTCAGAATGTTCAAGTTCTTCTCTGGAGTGAAGTCAAAG ATATTCAGGATGTAGCTGTCTGCAAGAATGAGCTCTTCTGTCTGCACCTCAACGGGAAAGTCTCACATCTTTCTCTGTTGTCTGTGGAACGCTGTGTGGAACGCCTGCTGAGGAGAGGCCTGTGGAACCTGGCTGCTCGCACTTGCTGTCTATTCCAAAATTCTATTATTGCTGGCAGA GGAAGAAAATCTTTGACCATAGATAAATTGGAGCATTTGAAGTCTCAGCTGGATGTCACAACCTACAGTGATCTTATTTCTCAACTGGAAGAATTGATCTTAAAATTTGAGCCTTTGGATTCAGCTTGCAGCAGTAGAAGAAGCTCCATTTCGTCACAT GAAAGTTTCAGCATTTTGGACTCTGGTATTTATCGTATCATTAGCAGTAGAAGAGGCAGTCAGTCAGATGAAGATTCTTGTTCGCTTCATAGCCAAACCCTCTCAGAAGATGAGAGACTCAAAGAATTTGCCTCACATCAAGAAGAGGACCCACCAGATCAGTGTTGGGGCTCACATGGAAATGAAG ACAGTGTTTCCCATGTTCCCGGGACATCTGAGACAGATAAGAATGAAACTTTTCTCCCCTTCGGCATTCCGCTATCATTTCGTTCTCCATCTCCTCTTGTGTCTCTTCAGGCTGTCAAGGAAAG CGTTTCTAGTTTTGTACGTAAAACTACTGAGAAGATTGGCTCCCTTCATACAAGCCCTGATCTGAAAATAAGACCAGAACCGAGAGGTGAGGAGCAATTATGTGAGGAGGAGATGAGTCCGGTCACCTGCCCAAAGGAAGAAGATGCCGA GggcaaaaaagaaatagttaGTCAACCTCCTGAAGAAGACAAGCTCCAAGAGCTCAAAGTAGCAACAGCAGAAGCAAT GACCAAGCTAGAGGACCCACTGGTTTTGTTTGAACCCACGTCTCTGAGGATGATCTTACAGGAATGGCTCTCGCAGTTAGAAAAAACGTTTGCCACGAAGGACTTTACAGTTATTTCAGATACTGGCAACTCATCCATGACATCCAACCAGGATATGCTGTCATTTGAAGagtcagaaaaggaaatgttagatgaagacagtgaaaaagaaaagggagactCATTAGGCAGTGAAGAAACTGTTGATCCAACAGTGTGTGAATCTACAAATAGTCCGAGGGAGCCCTTGGATGACCTTTTCCAAGTATGTTCTCCATGCAGCATAGCCAGGTGTCTTCAGAAGGACCTGGCTGAATTGACAACGTTGTGTTTGGAATTGAATGTATTgaatcctgagatcaaaagtgCAAGTGGACATGTGGACCACACTTCGCAACAGTACTGTCCTGAAAGTCTGGCTTGCCAGTTcataaagaagtatttttttctcctggacTTGAAAAGAGCAAAGGAGAGTATCAAGCTTAGTTACGCTAACAGTCCTTGTGTTTGGGATACTTTTATTGAAGGACTGAAAG AAATGGCAAGTTCCAATCCTACATACATACAGATGGAAGAAGGAGACCTACCAACAAGAATAAAGTTATTGAATGACTCAGTCCCCTTTGACAGTCCTTTGTTGATTGCTCATGCTACCCA ATTGTATGAGAGGTTTGGAGAATCTACCCTTCGGTCCTTAATCAGATTTTACCCATCTATTTTGCCTTCGGATGTCATGCAACTTTGTCATCATCATCCTGGTCAGTTTTTGGCCTACTTAGACGGTCTGGTGAAATCAAGGCCTGAAGATCAACG GCCATCCTTCCTTGAGTCCCTTCTACAACCAGAGTCTTTGAGATTGGATTGGCTGCTTTTGGCCATGTCCCACGATGCTCCCCCAAGCACAAGCATGATGGACGATGAAGGAAACCCTAG GCCTCATTCACACTTGTCTTCGTGGGGCTACAGTCAGCTGATGCTACATCTCATTAAACTACCTGCAGATTTTACAACCAAAGAGAAAATGACTGACATCTGTAAGTCTCATGG TTTCTGGCCTGGAtatctttctctttgtttggagctggagagaagaagagaggccTTCACCAACATTGTGTGCCTGAATGATATGAGCCTGATGGAAGGGAACAATG GTTGGATCCCAGAGACTGTGGAGGAATGGAAGCTTCTCCTACATCTCGTACAGAACAAGAGCACAAAACCAAGCCCCCAGAAGGTACCAAATGGGAACTTCAATGATGGACCTTCCCCCATCAACATGGAGAATGTGGCACTCCTGTTAGCTAAGGCCATGGGCCCAGATCGGGCCTGGACCCTCCTACAGGAATGTGGTTTAACGGTGGAGCTGTCAGAGAGGTTTACCAGAACCTGTGATATCCTAAGGATTGCTGAGAAAAGGCAGAG AGCCTTGATACAAAGCATGCTTGAAAAATGTGATCGGTTTCTCTGGTCTCAGCAGGCCTAG